The following DNA comes from Triticum aestivum cultivar Chinese Spring chromosome 3D, IWGSC CS RefSeq v2.1, whole genome shotgun sequence.
GCTCCCCCCAATTTGCCAAATCCAAGCAAAAACGGATGGAACCTGCCATACAGCCAACCAAAGAATAATCAGATATATGTCCACATTTCACAGAAGATGAACATAAGCACGGCACGCTAAATATAAAAAAATGTAGAATCAGCATGACATGACAACAGCAACAAATTACTACAGAACACTTGAAATGAAATTTGGAAGCCTGCTTTCACAAACCTGATTCCTCCAAGCTATATATACATAGGGGAGCAGGTGAGCTCTCCTCGCCCGGCCATCCGTACCAAAATTAGCCGTGCTACTTGCCAGGCCGTCCGTACCTGTTTTGGGTCACCAAATGCAATGTGCGCCGGACCTGCCCATGCCATTTCCTCCCTCCATCTAACCACTCTCCACGCCACTCTCACCCGCTCTTCATTTACCCTCCCCGCCTCAcgctcctcctcctctacctcctcGTCACTCGTCCCTGTCCCAAGATAGCAGCCCAGCACAAACTCTCATGGTCATTCTCTTCCAAAAGTGAGACAGCAAAAATGGAGGGTTTTCTACTCGCCTCGCGCTTCCACTAGTTGCCGCATCATCATCTGTTCCCTTCGCGAAGATGGCGCCAGCTCTGCGGCTCCTCCTCGCGTTCCTGGCAATTGGATCCTGCACAGCTGCTGACCACGTCGACCTGTGGCCGATGCCCAAGACGGTGTCCCACGGGACGCAGAGGCTCTACGTCAGCAACAACGCCACCATGTCGATGGCGGGAAGCAAGTATTCCGACGGCAAGGCGATCCTCAAGGACGCCTTCCAGAGGATGCTTGATTTGATGAAGCTGAACCACAACGCTGACGGTGCAAACCCAAGCTCCTCCCTGCTTACCGGTGTTAATATCGTCGTTCTTTCGACACAAGATGAGGTAACCTGCTCTCATTTCATCTCATGAACTGcgagttcccttactaactgcagATGTCTGACTCTGTTGCTGTTCATCCTCTGCAGCTCGGCTTTGAGGTAGACGAGTCATACAACCTGACTGTTCCCACAATAGGAGAGCCACTGCATGCGCAGATTGAGGTCAGTGAAAGCTGATTGCTTCATCTTGTGAAAATTCCTAATATGATGCTCTGGAAAGACATCAGAACTTACTTGGTTGCTTTACTTCTAGTTACTGCAACTCCTCTCTTCTCTGTGATAATTGCCTGACAGAGTATCCTGCCTACAGAGAAATAAACCATACAGTTACTGTTCTATACACAAACAACAGACTTCAGATGTGGCATAGAGTTGCATGCTACTAGCAGTATTTTAAACATGCTTACTTTGCAAAACATAACCCAGTTGCTTTTTCGATGAAGATAAAACCCAGTTGCTACATACACAATGCTTCAATAGAATTTGAATAGGCAAGTTATTACATAATACGGAGTATATCACAAGGCATGAAGGTAGTTTTCTCTTTTGTGCTTCACCGCATTCCAGCATCTCTTGTGACATGCATAATGCTGTAACCTGGTTACCAACAAATAATTGCTAGTATTGGTAATGCCCTGCATGTTCTTCAGCTTATGGAATGAATGATGTGTTCAAACTTATGAAAGATGCAAGCCGACGCAAATAGCATGATACGATTCATAAAAATAATTGATGCCACCTTTGCAATATTTTGTAGGCTCAAACAGTTTTTGGAGCACTTCACGCCTTACAGGTAACTTACTACTCCAGTATGATTTTCTGGACACTAAACTAAATCTTCTTTGAGGTGATCCAACAGTAAATTATTTGTGAATGCAGACATTTAGCCAACTGTGTCACTTTGAGTTCACATCAAGGATTATTGGACTCAACTCAGCTCCGTGGATGATTAGTGATGCGCCCAGATTTCCTTACCGAGGCCTTCTTATTGGTGAGATACAGTGTGATATTATCTAACTTTCGCCCTACAAGCAGTTATTGTATTCCATTAACTAGAAGCAGAACCTTGTTTTCGTTCAAAAAAAGAAGCAGAACCTTGAAATTATTTCTTTTTATTGAAGGAATTTTTTTAAATGAGCAGCCACATAAAAAAACTCAGTTCTATGCCAAAATTCTCTCATAGGCTTCTATATGTTAAATCTTATTAATACGCCCATCCTGCTCATGATTATTGCACTGCTGATTATCAATACTAACTTGTGTTTGGACGCGTGCAGATACCTCAAGGCATTATCTTCCTCTCGCGACAATTAAAGGAGTGATTGATGCAATGACATACAGTAAACTGGTAGGTCTGATGACCATTTAATACTACTCCTCTGTACCGAAATACTTGTAGTTGGGGGAAACTAGTACAAGTTCCCCCAACTACAAGTATTTGGGTACAGAGGGAGTAATTGCGTGACTGATAAGTTGCATGAGACTTCAAAATATCATTGCGTTTATGTTTTCTCCACATTAGTTTTCATTATGATACCATGCACTCTTACTCTATCGTCATGCAGAACGTTCTCCATTGGCATATCGTGGATGAGCAGTCATTTCCGATTGAAATACCTTCATACCCAAAACTGTGGAACGGTTCATACTCTTATTCTGAGAGATACACAATGCCTGATGCCATCGACATCGTACGGTGTGTTTTGTTTTCATTTCCATATTCATATTACAATTCTTGGCTTGAAATTTGTTTATATCACAGCAAAGAAAGCTAACAGGTGTATTTTCTTACAATCGTAATTCACATCTGCACTTACAGTGTAAATACTGCAGCATGAAGAAATGGCATAGATAATAGATTCCATTATCTACTAACTTAGATACGCACATAGCTAGATACGCAGTTATGAAGCTATGACACTAGAAATAATATAGCTAATCCATAACTTTGCAGATATGCTGAAAAAAGAGGTGTAAATGTCTTGGCCGAGATTGATGTTCCTGGGCATGCTCGCTCATGGTAAGACATTCCACTCTGTCAGTAATGTATATTGAAAATAGGCAAGATTGACTCCCATGCGCTTCAATTGGTTGGCATTTGCTGGATCATACTCTAAATTGATAATTTGCTCATGTACATTACAAAATCATGACTGTTGCTAGAACACGTCAGACCAATTAAAATATTTCACATTAGTGTTTAGAAGACACAGCGGGTTTGAAAATGCTGGCTTCCTAATGCCCCGCAAACAATTATAAACTTTGTATCTGCAAAGCTAAGGAACCAACCTTGACTTGCATACAGTCCACAATTCCGTGATGTCTTCTGTAGCAAAAAGGCACATTTTATCCAGTGAGCGTAGAGTCAAGATGCCTTATTGGAGTTCAAATGTGCAACTTAATTTATATAGTCTGCATAGCAATAAGCATGGCTGAAAGTTGTAGATGTTGCACTTTTTCAGGGGTGTTGGCTACCCAGAATTGTGGCCATCAGATAGCTGCAGAGAACCGCTTGATGTCAGTAACAACTTTACCTTCAAAGTTATTGATGGTATTCTTTCAGGTGATGAATCATACTAGTTTTGTTGGCAACAGTGGAGTTAGGTTCTTCATTTGTTTATTCAAAAGACCATTTATCCGGAGGGTGTGTTCCAAAAGAAACCAGTGACCAATGCACATAATATATAGTGGTTACATTATCTAGATTCAGTAGCTATTGGCAAATATTAGTCAACAGTCTAAATGGATTCTTAACTCTTTTCTTTCAGATTTTAGCAAggttttcaaattcaaatttgtccACTTAGGAGGTGATGAAGTCAATACAAGTAAGACGAAGCATTGCTTTTACAGTTTTCATAGTATTACTGAACAGTGAACCTATAGATTAACTCCATTTTATCTTTTCCTTTGAATTTCAGGCTGCTGGACTGAAACACCCCACATTAAGGAATGGTACATTCTTATCAACATAAGAGAACTCAAAATCGATAACTTTGCCTGATGTGCTTCCATACCATGTTATCAACGCAAAAGCAAATCAGTCATTTTTTTTTGTATCAGCCAGTTAATCTAATGATCATCCTTTTCATGGCACACAGGTTGAATAATAACCACATGAATGTGTCAGACGCATACAGATATTTTGTGTTGAGAGCCCAAAAGATAGCAATATCACATGGATACGAAGTCATTAACTGGTATACCTATTAGTTGAAAATTTCACAGGGTCGATAGAATTCTTAACCCTTAACAGACACCATTCCATGTTTGCAGGGAAGAAACGTTTAACAACTTCGGAGATAAGTTGGACCGTAAAACCGTGGTGCATAACTGGTACTTCCTCAATCATGAAAAGGGCTCTGTTGGAAACTGTAGAATAATACATGCATGCACAAAGAATCAGTGATGAATCTTCAATGTACTGTAGGACTTAAAATGGAATTAGACTCATTTACAAGCTTATCATTATTCTTGACATTTATGCTCACAGTAAAGTAAGATATAGCATCTCAGACACTTGTTGCTGGTGTCAGTAACTAACAACCCATATGCTCATAAATTAACAGGCTTGGGGGGGATGTAGCACCAAAAGTGGTTGCTGCAGGGCTGAGATGCATAGTAAGCAACCAGGATAAGTGGTACCTAGATCACTTGGATGCCACATGGGAAGGATTTTACCTGAATGAACCCCTGAAAGGAATCAACAACACAGAACAGCAACGGTTGGTTATTGGTGGTGAGGTTTGCATGTGGGGAGAGCAAATCGATGCATCAGATATTGAACAAACTATTTGGCCACGTGCTGCAGCAGCTGCAGGTAAGTAATAcaaatagtttcagattcataatctATGCCTTGAAATGTTTCGAACTCAGAGCATGCATTGTGTTATCAAAACATTATCTTAGTTAGTTATATGATATGATCAACTACATTGCATTCCTTCATGATTAAAGGGACACTATACCATGTCGCCTGATTAGACATATTCAAATCGGTTATGTTGATGCAATATAATGGTATACTTGGAATGATAGCTTCCTCTCTGCATATGCACACGCGATGGATGTCTGAATGAAAAAATTGAGCACACTCAGAAACGTGTAATATTCCTATTCCCATATAGTGCAATTGAATATATCAGCTAAGTGTGCAATGCTCAGGTCTGTTCCATGCTTATGAAGAGAAAACCCAAGCACGGCATCAATTATCGAGGGCATAAATAGTTTAGCACATTGCTGAGCAGTTAAAGATGATTGCATTCACACTTTTCCATTGGGAGGGCTGGCATCCTAATTCCTCATGAATGCTCATAACAAAATTCCTCTTGCTATACCCTATATATCGGCATCTtacttagggggtgtttggttcagggactttttagtcctagagactagaaaaagtccctaaaaagtccctaggaaccaaacgggagggactttttctacagggactagaaaaagactctactagagtcttttttgattagtccctgggactagaaaaagtcctaggacttctgaaccaaacacccccttaagAGCATGCTTTACAGCTACAGAAGCAGAACCTATATGCAATCTTGTCGattctgatattccttttctgtgctGTTAATATTATTCATCATTAGATGCATGAATGCAGTGCCTTCTCTATGACATTTTTTTTTGCGACTGCTCTATGACATATTTTGACTCACCAATATACTTCAAACTGTTTTGGCTTGAAGAGAGACTGTGGAGTCCACTTGAGCAGATTGCTGAAGACACCAGGTCAGCCACATCAAGACTGTCACGCTTCAGGTGTTTGCTGAATCAGAGAGGGGTAGCTGCTGCACCATTAGCTGGCAATGGTCGTACAGCACCATATGAACCTGGTCCCTGTGTAAGGCAATAGGATATTCATAGCAAAACTGGAAGTAGCATTCAAAGAGGATACACGTCATTTCACAAGTGTTAGCTCAGCATTATGAATCTGAAGTAGTTATATGGTTGTGTAGACTATAGAAGGTTTCAGTGAGTCCTTACTCTCTTCTTTATGTATTTCTGCCCCTCTCCAGTTTTCCACTATAATAGTTTGAATGATAGGGACATCAGGAGATTAGTCAAATCTGACAGAAAATGGACATAAAGGTTGCCTGAACAAATCCAGTAGGTTCCCAAATTAATGTTGCTGTATTACAAACAATCAGATCTCTCCTACACATCAGCATGCATTAAATTCACAGACATGGTTACTATCGACAAAGAATCCACATACTTACTAGAGATGTAAATCTGACAATATTTGGCATGTCATATGCAACCACTCAAGTACATAACTCGATGATCTATTTATGGTTGTGAACTGCCCCATTTAGAAGCATCTATACTATACTAAGACAGGCTGAGACATGCTACCAGACATACTTGTGCTTGGTGCCCCCTCTTGCTGACTACATTCATCAGGGTTTTTTCCGAGCAAAGCATGTTCACCAGCTTCACTATGAAACAATTTCTGGAAGTACTCAAGGCATTGCTCCATGTCTGCTGTATACTGCTTCATGCTCTCAACATGCCGAGAGAGATCTAATCCCATCTTCATCCATTTTATACCAACTGAAGCTTGATTAAGCCGCCTAGCCAAATATGACTTGTTCCAGGCAGTCACTGCAAGCCACTGCCCTTCCTCACATGGATATTCACCATCTCTCAGTCCAACCATGATCTGGTAGGCTTGTCGATATACATCATACACTGCATCACTCTTGCTACCACTTAAGTCTTGCAAGCCAGCAAGGCAGGCTAGGTTCCTGAGGGCAGCACTGATTACCCTGTAGTTTGGGGAGTGAGAAGCAAGGGCGGTCTTGATGCTAGCCTTCAGGGAAAATTCAGCAACTAGAAGGTTTGGTGGGGTGCCTTCAGAAGCAGCTTTTCCAAGTTTGAGAAGATGGGACGGCGTGCATGCTTTAGAGGAAGCAAAGTTCTTGACTAGTTGGAGCTGCTGAGGATGTGCGCTGGTGTCCATCCTGTCAAGGAGTTGGTAGGAGTAGAAGGTATGAAGAAACATAAAGTTGTTGGCCTCAGCCTGATCAGAGGCGACTGAAACCGAGGGCCAGATTGAAGGTAATAGCTGCACATCAATAGAACTGAATCAGAATAAT
Coding sequences within:
- the LOC123080086 gene encoding beta-hexosaminidase 3, giving the protein MAPALRLLLAFLAIGSCTAADHVDLWPMPKTVSHGTQRLYVSNNATMSMAGSKYSDGKAILKDAFQRMLDLMKLNHNADGANPSSSLLTGVNIVVLSTQDELGFEVDESYNLTVPTIGEPLHAQIEAQTVFGALHALQTFSQLCHFEFTSRIIGLNSAPWMISDAPRFPYRGLLIDTSRHYLPLATIKGVIDAMTYSKLNVLHWHIVDEQSFPIEIPSYPKLWNGSYSYSERYTMPDAIDIVRYAEKRGVNVLAEIDVPGHARSWGVGYPELWPSDSCREPLDVSNNFTFKVIDGILSDFSKVFKFKFVHLGGDEVNTSCWTETPHIKEWLNNNHMNVSDAYRYFVLRAQKIAISHGYEVINWEETFNNFGDKLDRKTVVHNWLGGDVAPKVVAAGLRCIVSNQDKWYLDHLDATWEGFYLNEPLKGINNTEQQRLVIGGEVCMWGEQIDASDIEQTIWPRAAAAAERLWSPLEQIAEDTRSATSRLSRFRCLLNQRGVAAAPLAGNGRTAPYEPGPCVRQ